The Allochromatium tepidum genome has a window encoding:
- a CDS encoding DUF5615 family PIN-like protein yields the protein MKILLDMNMPMVWEAFLRDAGHTAIHWSRVGAIRALDEEIMAWAREHNYVVFTHDLDFGSLLFLTNATAPSVIQIRAEHILPKSVGTAVLETLEIAATALEEGALVIIDPRRHRIRLLPLTPPAESSNKTQPDY from the coding sequence ATGAAGATTCTGCTCGATATGAATATGCCGATGGTCTGGGAGGCGTTCTTGCGCGATGCTGGACACACGGCGATACATTGGAGTCGAGTCGGAGCGATTCGTGCGCTTGATGAGGAGATCATGGCTTGGGCGCGTGAACATAATTATGTCGTCTTCACACATGACCTGGACTTTGGATCCTTGTTATTCCTGACCAATGCGACGGCGCCGAGCGTCATTCAGATACGTGCGGAGCACATTCTGCCGAAGTCCGTTGGCACCGCTGTACTGGAGACCCTAGAGATCGCAGCAACGGCGCTCGAAGAGGGGGCGCTGGTCATCATCGACCCACGCCGACACCGGATTCGCTTACTGCCACTGACGCCTCCTGCTGAATCATCGAA